In the genome of Nocardia sp. NBC_00416, one region contains:
- a CDS encoding MCE family protein, whose amino-acid sequence MIKNKVKKAAEALVVGVSALALGSCSMVNSVVGGGDIEITADFENIAGMFEGNPITVLGLEVGKVDKIVPHGDLVEVHMTIDGGVEIPKDAMAVVVSPSIVTDRHIEMTPRYVEGDKLKDGDHLPLERTDVPVELDTMLKTIDKFADALKPQEGQEGIGPLSGRVLYPMLNGQGAKMRDTLNALSGALKLGVDNKDHISNIIIKLNELTTMLAENDQSVRDFSNQATQMTTMLAEQAPGLQATLQQLYDFLNNTSSIFATHQDQLVDTLTRMNSVIDQLRQNAHGVTEVVDVAPMLLQNIHRSMNYEQGYVRLHALIGTNLANGEIVSLFCERIQMKSDGCRTGRPEDFGPDFGLTAALLGLTK is encoded by the coding sequence ATGATCAAGAACAAGGTGAAGAAGGCCGCCGAGGCGCTGGTCGTCGGGGTATCGGCGCTGGCGCTCGGTAGCTGCTCGATGGTGAACAGTGTGGTCGGGGGCGGCGATATCGAGATCACCGCCGATTTCGAGAACATCGCCGGCATGTTCGAGGGCAATCCGATCACCGTGCTCGGACTCGAGGTCGGCAAGGTCGACAAGATCGTGCCGCACGGTGATCTGGTCGAGGTCCATATGACCATCGACGGTGGTGTGGAGATCCCGAAGGACGCCATGGCCGTGGTGGTCTCGCCCTCCATCGTCACCGACCGCCATATCGAGATGACCCCGCGTTATGTCGAGGGCGACAAGTTGAAGGACGGCGACCATCTGCCGTTGGAACGCACCGATGTCCCGGTCGAACTGGACACGATGCTCAAGACGATCGATAAATTCGCCGACGCGCTGAAACCCCAGGAAGGACAGGAGGGCATCGGCCCGCTGTCGGGCCGGGTGCTCTACCCGATGCTCAACGGCCAGGGCGCGAAGATGCGTGACACCCTCAACGCGCTCTCCGGCGCGCTGAAACTCGGTGTCGACAACAAGGACCACATCTCCAACATCATCATCAAGCTCAACGAGCTGACCACGATGCTGGCCGAGAACGATCAGTCGGTCCGGGATTTCAGCAACCAGGCCACCCAGATGACCACCATGCTGGCCGAACAGGCTCCCGGTCTGCAGGCCACGCTCCAGCAGCTCTACGACTTCCTGAACAACACGAGTTCGATCTTCGCCACGCATCAGGATCAGCTGGTGGACACGCTGACCCGGATGAACTCGGTGATCGACCAGCTGCGGCAGAACGCGCACGGCGTGACCGAGGTCGTCGATGTCGCGCCGATGTTGCTGCAGAACATCCACCGGTCGATGAACTACGAACAGGGCTACGTCCGGCTGCACGCGCTGATCGGCACGAACCTCGCCAACGGTGAAATCGTCAGCCTGTTCTGCGAACGGATACAGATGAAGTCCGACGGCTGCCGGACCGGCCGGCCCGAAGATTTCGGACCGGACTTCGGACTCACCGCCGCACTGCTGGGACTGACGAAATGA
- a CDS encoding MCE family protein: protein MSKVKTWFDNNRYFGLGIIGVILVGILLVVSTGWRNLGIGEQSVKAEFVQSAGITVGDKVDVAGVPVGRVAGAELEGDHVLLTLQIKNGVKLGPDARASIKMATLLGARYVDLDPGDGSGLPDDRIPKNNTAVPYDLADVVQKGTPEFQELDPGKLAESLNLFNEQLNGSPELVVQSLDSIGALAKVIDNRKSDVEQLLNDLDRVTTILADNRNSALLIITQGEAIASRVVERQQLLRTLLDNVATLTAQLQAIGAQNNNQFSNTLDQLNTMASGLQKNKDNLDRLLSIMPPSVRYLANAWGNGNYAEVGIPWLFPDNWLCFAQVAEGCQG from the coding sequence ATGAGCAAAGTCAAGACCTGGTTCGACAACAACCGCTACTTCGGCCTCGGCATCATCGGCGTCATCCTCGTGGGCATACTGCTGGTGGTATCGACCGGATGGCGCAACCTCGGCATCGGTGAACAGTCCGTCAAAGCCGAATTCGTACAGTCCGCCGGTATCACCGTCGGCGACAAGGTCGATGTCGCCGGTGTGCCGGTGGGCCGGGTGGCCGGCGCCGAACTGGAGGGCGATCACGTCCTGCTCACCCTCCAGATCAAGAACGGCGTGAAGCTCGGACCCGACGCGCGGGCCTCCATCAAGATGGCGACCCTGCTCGGCGCCCGTTACGTGGATCTGGATCCCGGTGACGGTTCGGGCCTGCCCGACGACCGGATCCCGAAGAACAACACCGCGGTTCCCTATGACCTGGCCGATGTGGTCCAGAAGGGCACCCCGGAGTTCCAGGAACTCGATCCCGGCAAGCTCGCCGAATCGCTGAACCTGTTCAACGAACAGCTCAACGGTTCACCGGAGCTGGTCGTCCAGTCGCTGGACAGCATCGGCGCGCTGGCCAAGGTGATCGACAACCGCAAGAGCGATGTGGAGCAGCTGCTCAACGACCTCGACCGGGTGACCACCATCCTGGCCGACAACCGCAACAGTGCGCTGCTGATCATCACCCAGGGTGAGGCCATCGCGTCGCGGGTGGTGGAACGCCAGCAACTGCTGCGAACCCTGCTCGACAACGTGGCCACGCTGACCGCCCAGCTGCAGGCCATCGGCGCGCAGAACAACAACCAGTTCAGCAACACGCTGGACCAGTTGAACACCATGGCGTCGGGTCTGCAGAAGAACAAGGACAACCTGGATCGGCTGCTGTCGATCATGCCGCCGTCGGTGCGCTATCTCGCCAACGCCTGGGGTAACGGCAACTACGCCGAGGTCGGTATTCCGTGGCTCTTCCCGGACAACTGGTTGTGCTTCGCCCAAGTCGCCGAAGGGTGCCAGGGATGA
- a CDS encoding MCE family protein has product MRGVRKPLIGFGLFAIVSVLVTVLVWNTLARTVDGGTRSYSAVFTDVLGLREGDDVRMAGVRVGKVEKIDLTDDHNAQVTFIVQDDQTLFGNTKALVRYQNLIGQRYVALAPGSGGDASQLPEDGTIPVDRTEPSFDISALLNGFQPLFQVLEPEQVNRLSETFILALQGDRVSLSSFITQAATMATDFQRRDAILSDVITNLSGVMQGLAKRGDELETLITQTRALIGGLYEQGQSLLGSTEQIAGATTALVGMVGNIQPKLEAVQNSTRDALTLFLANGAKLDQAAIDLPSILADAGRFTSEGAYANAYICRLDVSLYGVLFPRGLFSQIGGNSQSAVCRP; this is encoded by the coding sequence GTGAGGGGAGTTCGGAAACCGCTGATCGGGTTCGGCCTGTTCGCAATCGTCTCGGTGCTGGTCACCGTACTGGTGTGGAATACCCTGGCCCGCACGGTCGACGGTGGTACGAGATCGTATTCCGCGGTCTTCACCGATGTGCTGGGTCTACGCGAAGGCGACGACGTCCGGATGGCCGGTGTTCGGGTCGGCAAGGTCGAGAAGATCGACCTGACCGATGACCACAACGCCCAGGTCACCTTTATCGTCCAGGACGATCAGACCCTGTTCGGCAATACCAAGGCGCTCGTGCGCTACCAGAACTTGATCGGTCAGCGCTATGTCGCGCTGGCGCCGGGCTCCGGCGGGGATGCGTCCCAACTTCCGGAGGACGGCACCATCCCCGTCGACCGCACCGAGCCGTCTTTCGATATCTCGGCGCTGCTCAACGGATTCCAGCCGCTGTTCCAGGTGCTCGAACCCGAGCAGGTGAACCGGCTCTCGGAGACCTTCATCCTCGCCCTGCAGGGCGACCGGGTCTCGTTGAGCTCGTTCATCACCCAGGCCGCCACCATGGCCACCGATTTCCAGCGGCGCGACGCCATCCTCAGTGATGTGATCACCAACCTCAGCGGCGTGATGCAGGGTTTGGCCAAACGAGGGGACGAATTGGAGACGCTGATAACCCAGACCAGGGCGCTGATCGGCGGCCTGTACGAGCAGGGGCAGTCGCTGCTCGGCTCGACCGAGCAGATCGCCGGCGCCACCACCGCACTCGTGGGCATGGTGGGCAATATCCAGCCGAAGCTCGAGGCCGTTCAGAATTCGACACGTGACGCTTTGACCCTGTTCCTCGCCAATGGCGCCAAACTGGATCAGGCCGCGATCGACCTGCCGTCCATCCTCGCCGACGCGGGCCGCTTCACCTCCGAAGGCGCGTACGCGAACGCCTACATCTGCCGGCTCGATGTTTCGCTCTACGGCGTTCTCTTCCCGCGCGGGCTGTTCTCGCAGATCGGCGGAAACTCGCAATCGGCGGTGTGCCGTCCATGA
- a CDS encoding MlaD family protein, translating into MIIDPSGRGPTMKQLLIAGVCGLVVFAVILGFLMARYQGYFVAKVKVVAELTTTGDGLPEEADVKFRGVLVGAVKTVSVAAKGEIQQVNIELKPEFADGIPASVTARVVPSNLFAVTSVELVYNGPSQDHLDEGSVIQEDRSLGTIALQDTLTTVQNILDAIDPMQFGRVLGTLSYALDGSGRVPGSTIERLDRWLTSVDGSIPDLGVFLGDLSGSVHALNESAPELMDVLASSVQTASTIADRREELVNLISGASGTVDQVNDLFARNPDVGKELTVGMNQTFGALAANPASITNAISNLNASSRKLNTVFTWGPQRQMVWNAGVTLTPFNPNTVADCPRYGDLAGPSCATAPAVADPGYLPEQVKPRRLPAADGLPVLPPIPGLPEIPGVTTQAGAPAPVQPQNNPFSGTPLEGLFPQGLPQIPGLPGAPAPGPAAQPGAQPQNPPAEPGAPAPAADSGTAPGNGTVPAAAPISYEGDAAVAALLGRKPSSMEYLMLSSILEGGNLRVTEEATS; encoded by the coding sequence ATGATCATCGATCCGAGTGGGCGCGGGCCCACGATGAAACAGCTGCTCATAGCGGGCGTCTGCGGCCTGGTCGTCTTCGCTGTGATTCTCGGGTTCCTCATGGCCCGCTACCAGGGCTACTTCGTGGCGAAGGTGAAGGTCGTCGCCGAGCTCACCACCACGGGCGACGGGCTTCCCGAAGAGGCGGACGTGAAGTTCCGCGGTGTGCTGGTCGGCGCGGTCAAGACCGTGTCCGTGGCCGCCAAAGGTGAAATACAGCAGGTGAACATCGAGCTGAAGCCCGAGTTCGCCGACGGCATCCCGGCCTCGGTCACCGCCCGGGTGGTGCCCAGCAACCTGTTCGCGGTCACCTCGGTGGAGTTGGTCTACAACGGGCCCAGCCAGGACCATCTCGACGAGGGTTCGGTCATCCAGGAGGACCGCAGCCTCGGCACCATCGCCCTGCAGGACACCCTGACCACGGTGCAGAACATCCTCGACGCCATCGATCCGATGCAGTTCGGCCGGGTGCTCGGCACCCTGTCCTACGCGCTCGACGGCAGCGGGCGGGTGCCCGGCTCGACCATCGAGCGGCTCGACCGGTGGCTCACCTCGGTGGACGGATCGATCCCGGATCTCGGCGTCTTCCTCGGCGACCTCTCGGGTTCGGTGCACGCGCTCAACGAGTCCGCGCCCGAACTGATGGACGTCCTGGCCTCGTCGGTGCAGACCGCGAGCACGATCGCCGACCGCCGCGAGGAACTGGTGAACCTGATCAGCGGCGCCAGCGGCACGGTCGACCAGGTGAACGATCTGTTCGCCCGTAACCCCGATGTCGGCAAAGAGCTCACCGTGGGTATGAATCAGACCTTCGGTGCGCTGGCCGCGAATCCGGCGTCGATCACCAACGCGATCAGCAACCTGAACGCATCGTCGCGCAAGCTGAACACGGTGTTCACCTGGGGTCCGCAACGGCAGATGGTGTGGAACGCGGGTGTCACGTTGACTCCGTTCAATCCCAACACCGTGGCCGACTGCCCACGTTACGGCGACCTGGCCGGTCCGAGTTGCGCCACCGCGCCCGCGGTCGCCGACCCCGGCTACCTCCCGGAACAGGTGAAACCGCGCCGGCTCCCGGCCGCCGACGGTCTGCCGGTGCTGCCGCCGATCCCCGGTCTGCCGGAGATCCCGGGGGTCACCACCCAGGCCGGGGCGCCCGCGCCGGTTCAGCCGCAGAACAACCCGTTCTCCGGTACGCCGTTGGAAGGGCTGTTCCCGCAGGGACTTCCGCAGATTCCGGGCCTGCCCGGCGCCCCCGCGCCGGGTCCGGCCGCGCAGCCCGGTGCGCAGCCGCAGAATCCGCCGGCCGAGCCGGGTGCGCCTGCCCCGGCCGCGGACAGCGGCACCGCCCCGGGTAACGGCACGGTGCCCGCGGCCGCGCCGATCAGCTACGAGGGCGACGCGGCGGTGGCAGCGCTGCTGGGCCGCAAGCCGAGCTCGATGGAGTACTTGATGCTGAGTTCGATTCTGGAAGGCGGAAACTTGCGAGTGACCGAGGAGGCCACCTCGTGA
- a CDS encoding ABC transporter permease, whose product MSATYVPPLLKPLQQLRNAAGAPVDLLARLGHQVFFFLRSVGSMPLAFKQYPKEVWRLLSDVTWGNGNLIVGGGTIGVVLILSAFGGITVAIQGHTSLDLLGLSPITGAISAFATTRELGPLLAALAFAAQSGCRFTAQLGAMRISEEIDALESVAIRPLPYLVSTRMIAAMITILPLYCLGLAMAYISCALTVQLIGGTASGTYQHYFYQFLIPTDVLYSLLKAIVFVAITTFIQCYYGFFASGGPEGVGVAAGRAIKMCIIIVVFADLFMTLAIWGVNPGIRISG is encoded by the coding sequence GTGTCCGCAACGTATGTGCCTCCGCTGCTCAAACCGCTTCAGCAGCTACGCAATGCAGCCGGCGCGCCGGTCGATCTGCTCGCCAGGCTCGGCCATCAGGTTTTCTTCTTCCTGCGTTCGGTCGGCTCCATGCCACTGGCCTTCAAGCAGTACCCGAAGGAAGTCTGGCGGCTGCTCTCCGATGTCACCTGGGGAAACGGCAATCTGATCGTCGGTGGCGGAACCATCGGCGTAGTCCTGATCCTGAGCGCTTTCGGCGGTATCACCGTGGCCATCCAGGGCCACACCTCGCTCGACCTGCTCGGCCTGAGTCCGATCACCGGTGCCATCTCGGCCTTCGCGACCACCCGTGAACTCGGCCCGCTACTCGCCGCCCTGGCCTTCGCCGCACAGTCGGGCTGTCGCTTCACCGCGCAGCTCGGCGCCATGCGCATCTCCGAGGAGATCGATGCGCTGGAGTCGGTGGCGATCCGCCCGCTGCCCTATCTGGTCAGCACCCGGATGATCGCCGCGATGATCACGATCCTGCCCCTGTACTGCCTGGGCCTGGCGATGGCCTATATCTCCTGCGCGCTGACGGTGCAGCTGATCGGCGGCACCGCCAGCGGGACCTATCAGCACTACTTCTATCAGTTCCTGATTCCGACGGACGTGCTGTATTCGCTGCTCAAGGCGATCGTCTTCGTCGCGATCACCACGTTCATCCAGTGCTACTACGGCTTCTTCGCCTCCGGTGGCCCCGAGGGTGTGGGTGTCGCGGCCGGGCGCGCGATCAAGATGTGCATCATCATCGTCGTTTTCGCGGACCTGTTCATGACCTTGGCCATCTGGGGTGTCAACCCCGGCATCCGGATCTCGGGGTAG
- a CDS encoding MlaE family ABC transporter permease — MQSTKSPPTGSRLSGAVEWTRDYWRDHPRRSVETLGRQMTMAVEAVTELVVSIFRGRFPLNEFIRQCAFMANVAAAPTLLVAIPIGVIVSIQVGAVAQQVGATSFIGAANGLGIIQQGAPLVTVLMIAGAVGSAICADLGSRTIREEIDAMKVMGVDPLRRLVAPRLGAAMLVSVLLCGFVVFVGFLTGYIFNIFAQGGTPGSYISTFASFAVTLDLFVALLKSLLFGLLAAIIACDTGLNTRGGPGGVANSVNTAVVMSAVMLFGANVIFTQVYNTLFPPQVV; from the coding sequence GTGCAGTCGACCAAGAGTCCACCAACAGGTTCCAGGTTGAGCGGAGCGGTCGAGTGGACGCGGGACTACTGGCGCGACCACCCCAGGCGTTCAGTGGAGACACTCGGCCGCCAGATGACCATGGCCGTCGAAGCGGTAACCGAACTCGTAGTCAGCATATTTCGCGGCCGGTTCCCGCTGAACGAGTTCATTCGGCAGTGTGCGTTCATGGCGAATGTGGCCGCGGCGCCGACTCTGCTGGTGGCCATCCCGATCGGCGTTATCGTATCCATCCAGGTGGGAGCCGTCGCCCAGCAGGTCGGCGCCACTTCTTTCATCGGTGCGGCCAACGGTCTCGGCATTATTCAACAGGGTGCACCGCTGGTCACCGTGCTGATGATCGCGGGCGCGGTCGGTTCGGCCATCTGCGCCGATCTCGGGTCTCGAACCATTCGCGAAGAAATCGACGCCATGAAAGTCATGGGCGTCGATCCGCTGCGCCGCCTGGTGGCGCCCCGACTCGGTGCCGCAATGCTGGTCAGCGTGCTGCTCTGCGGTTTCGTGGTCTTCGTCGGATTTCTGACCGGCTACATTTTCAATATTTTCGCCCAGGGCGGCACACCGGGTTCGTATATCTCGACTTTCGCGTCGTTTGCGGTAACGCTCGATCTGTTTGTCGCACTGTTGAAATCGCTGTTGTTCGGTCTGCTCGCGGCAATCATCGCCTGTGATACCGGATTGAACACTCGCGGTGGTCCGGGTGGTGTCGCCAACTCGGTGAATACCGCCGTTGTCATGTCCGCGGTGATGTTGTTCGGAGCTAATGTGATCTTCACCCAGGTATACAACACTTTGTTCCCCCCACAGGTGGTGTGA
- a CDS encoding serine protease: MFRKLAQAASAVFAVALSTALIGTGTAAADPGRPVLGGGSGLIISSESGHMSEYAIQCTLTTIGRDGAGRLVGLTAGHCGTPGHEVYSEQDPGAGVLGRFVYSNQDLDYAVLEFDPGRVTPVNRVGNLSITGVGGPAQFPAIVCKEGRTTGNTCGIAYGDVFASSMETWSQMCVMEGDSGAPVVVGSTLVGMVNAYLAIACFGPEVGTNMATIMGDINSRGGVGSGYLPI; the protein is encoded by the coding sequence ATGTTCAGGAAACTCGCCCAGGCGGCCAGTGCCGTCTTCGCCGTCGCGCTCAGCACGGCGCTGATCGGCACAGGGACGGCGGCCGCCGATCCCGGCCGGCCCGTACTCGGTGGGGGGTCAGGACTCATCATCTCCTCTGAGTCCGGTCACATGTCCGAGTACGCGATTCAGTGCACGCTCACCACGATCGGACGTGACGGAGCCGGCAGACTGGTCGGACTCACCGCGGGACACTGCGGAACCCCTGGGCACGAGGTGTATTCGGAACAGGACCCGGGCGCCGGAGTGCTCGGCCGTTTCGTCTACTCCAACCAGGACCTGGACTACGCGGTCCTCGAGTTCGATCCCGGCCGGGTCACCCCGGTCAACCGGGTCGGCAACCTCAGCATCACCGGAGTCGGCGGGCCGGCCCAGTTCCCGGCGATCGTCTGCAAAGAAGGCCGCACCACGGGCAACACCTGCGGTATCGCCTACGGCGATGTCTTCGCGAGCAGTATGGAGACCTGGTCGCAGATGTGTGTGATGGAAGGCGACTCCGGCGCACCGGTAGTCGTCGGGTCGACGCTGGTCGGCATGGTCAACGCCTACCTGGCGATCGCCTGCTTCGGCCCCGAGGTGGGCACCAATATGGCGACCATCATGGGCGATATCAACAGCCGGGGCGGCGTCGGTTCGGGCTATCTGCCCATCTGA
- the lppU gene encoding LppU family putative lipoprotein, translating into MTMAVAGAAVAAGLVVAGCSSTIEGRAQPVMETGTVNAVDVTGSPDTSEKSPTTTSSAPTTTTTGGDVSFDAEIGACVALGGTTTDASIEEASCGSNESNYKVIGKAEQSTQCVSDADNYYAESRNGIEMGALCLDIDWVIGGCMDVGGGATGPERIDCTATSAADGVKVVAIEENAEDVSACGSGSSGYVYPERRFVVCVEEL; encoded by the coding sequence ATGACGATGGCGGTTGCCGGGGCCGCGGTAGCGGCCGGGCTGGTGGTCGCCGGCTGTAGTTCCACCATCGAAGGCCGGGCGCAGCCGGTGATGGAAACCGGGACGGTGAATGCGGTGGATGTGACCGGCTCCCCCGATACCAGCGAGAAATCGCCGACCACCACCTCCAGCGCGCCTACCACGACCACAACGGGTGGCGATGTCAGCTTCGACGCCGAGATCGGCGCGTGCGTGGCGCTCGGCGGCACCACCACCGACGCGAGCATCGAAGAGGCGTCCTGCGGTAGCAACGAGTCGAACTACAAGGTGATCGGCAAGGCCGAGCAGAGCACCCAGTGTGTGAGCGACGCCGACAACTACTACGCCGAGAGCCGCAACGGTATCGAGATGGGTGCGCTGTGCCTCGATATCGACTGGGTGATCGGCGGGTGTATGGATGTGGGCGGCGGGGCCACGGGCCCGGAGCGGATCGATTGCACCGCTACCTCGGCGGCGGACGGCGTGAAGGTCGTCGCGATCGAGGAGAACGCCGAGGATGTGAGCGCCTGCGGTTCGGGCAGCAGCGGGTATGTGTACCCGGAGCGCCGCTTCGTGGTGTGCGTCGAGGAGCTCTGA
- a CDS encoding L,D-transpeptidase yields MHVFNNTGSLSTSRRTTRRLRQGVLLTAAIATATTVATAPAYALPELPTGSAAGVTEPGPPAANFAPPAINPSEGEEVGVAQPIIINFKEPVGDRAAAERAIKITATTDVPGHFYWWSDKQVRWRPTEFWPAQSDVVVEAGGSRSAFHVGDALIATADDNTKMITVTRNGEVVRTMPTSMGKVDHETPNGTYIVGEKERQMVMDSSTYGVPIDDPEGYKLDVEYATRISNSGIFVHAAPWSVGSQGYANTSHGCLNVSTEDAKWFFENVKKGDAVVVQNTQGGTLNAGDGLGDWNGV; encoded by the coding sequence ATGCATGTCTTCAACAACACCGGGTCGCTGTCGACCAGTCGCCGGACAACGCGGCGGCTCCGGCAGGGTGTCCTGTTGACGGCCGCGATCGCCACCGCCACCACGGTGGCCACCGCGCCCGCCTACGCGCTGCCGGAACTGCCCACGGGGTCGGCGGCCGGCGTCACCGAACCCGGGCCGCCCGCGGCCAACTTCGCGCCGCCGGCGATCAACCCCTCCGAAGGCGAAGAGGTCGGCGTCGCGCAGCCGATCATCATCAACTTCAAGGAGCCGGTCGGGGATCGGGCCGCGGCCGAACGCGCCATCAAGATCACCGCGACGACCGACGTCCCCGGACACTTCTACTGGTGGAGCGATAAGCAGGTGCGCTGGCGGCCCACCGAGTTCTGGCCGGCGCAGAGCGATGTAGTGGTCGAGGCCGGCGGCAGCCGCAGCGCCTTCCACGTCGGCGACGCCCTCATCGCCACCGCGGACGACAACACCAAGATGATCACCGTGACCCGCAACGGCGAGGTCGTGCGCACCATGCCGACCTCGATGGGCAAGGTCGACCACGAGACGCCCAACGGCACCTACATCGTCGGCGAGAAGGAGCGGCAGATGGTCATGGACTCCTCGACCTACGGTGTGCCGATCGACGATCCCGAGGGCTACAAACTCGACGTCGAATACGCGACGCGCATCTCCAACAGCGGCATCTTCGTACACGCCGCACCGTGGTCGGTGGGGTCGCAGGGCTACGCGAACACCAGCCACGGCTGCCTGAACGTCAGCACCGAGGACGCCAAATGGTTCTTCGAAAACGTGAAGAAGGGTGACGCGGTGGTCGTCCAGAACACCCAGGGCGGCACCCTGAACGCCGGCGACGGACTCGGCGACTGGAACGGCGTGTAA
- a CDS encoding M13 family metallopeptidase, protein MTSDLSSLSGIDLTHLDPAVRVQDDLFTHVNGAWLAGYEIPPDRAVDGAFRKLYDQAELDAQEIIRNAAGEPGSDARKIADLYASFMDTDSVEAAGLGPIVEELSALARIADRGEFAGLLGRLQRTGVSGAVAVYVDTDDKNSQRYLVHATQSGIGLPDESYYRSEDYAEVRERYIAHIDRIFALAAADPRVAELLPAGAVGSRVFEIERELAAGHWDVVRRRDAELSYNLTTFAELQATDPEFDWTAWAEGLAEGVAASGPEVLAELVVRQPDYLRTFAQLWATEPLEEWRLWAQWRVLRSRAAYLTDAVVEESFDFYGRTLTGAQENRERWKRGVSLVQDLLGEAVGKLYVAEHFPPEAKTAMVRLVANLREAYRRNIAELEWMSPATRQAALAKLDKFTPKIGYPDRWRDYSAISVDPADLVGNYRRGYAVEHDRDLDKLGGPVDRDEWFMTPQTVNAYYNPGMNEIVFPAAILQPPFFDMNADDAANYGGIGAVIGHEIGHGFDDQGAKYDGDGNMVDWWTETDRAEFGKRTRALIDQYDVLSPTELPDEHTVNGEFTIGENIGDLGGLSIALQAYRISLDGQQPPVIDGLTGLQRVFFGWAQVWRTKSRPEEAVRRLAVDPHSPPEFRCNAVVRNIDAFHEAFELKPEDALYLAPEQRVKIW, encoded by the coding sequence GTGACTTCCGACCTGAGCAGCCTCTCCGGCATCGATCTGACCCATCTCGACCCGGCTGTCCGAGTGCAGGACGACCTGTTCACGCATGTCAACGGCGCATGGTTGGCCGGGTACGAGATCCCGCCCGACCGGGCGGTGGACGGCGCCTTCCGCAAGCTCTACGACCAGGCCGAGCTGGACGCCCAGGAGATCATCCGCAATGCCGCCGGGGAACCCGGCAGCGATGCCCGCAAGATCGCCGACCTCTACGCCTCGTTCATGGACACCGATTCCGTCGAGGCGGCCGGTTTGGGGCCGATCGTCGAGGAACTGTCGGCGCTCGCCCGGATCGCCGACCGCGGTGAATTCGCTGGACTGCTGGGCCGGCTGCAGCGCACCGGCGTATCGGGTGCGGTCGCGGTCTATGTGGACACCGATGACAAGAACTCCCAGCGGTACCTCGTCCACGCCACACAGTCCGGTATCGGGCTGCCCGACGAGTCCTACTACCGCTCCGAGGACTACGCCGAGGTGCGCGAGCGATATATCGCCCATATCGACCGGATTTTCGCGCTGGCCGCCGCGGACCCCCGGGTCGCGGAGCTGCTGCCCGCCGGTGCGGTGGGTTCGCGGGTTTTCGAGATCGAACGCGAACTCGCGGCGGGCCACTGGGACGTGGTACGCCGTCGTGACGCCGAATTGAGCTACAACCTCACCACTTTCGCCGAATTGCAGGCGACCGATCCGGAATTCGACTGGACCGCCTGGGCCGAGGGCCTCGCCGAGGGCGTCGCGGCGAGCGGTCCGGAAGTACTGGCGGAACTGGTGGTCCGGCAACCCGATTACCTGCGGACGTTCGCTCAGCTGTGGGCGACCGAACCACTCGAGGAATGGCGTCTGTGGGCGCAGTGGCGGGTACTGCGCTCCCGCGCCGCCTATCTCACCGACGCGGTGGTCGAGGAGAGCTTCGATTTCTACGGCCGTACGCTGACCGGCGCCCAGGAGAACCGGGAGCGCTGGAAGCGCGGCGTCTCGCTGGTGCAGGATCTGCTCGGCGAGGCCGTGGGCAAACTCTATGTCGCCGAGCACTTTCCGCCCGAGGCCAAGACCGCGATGGTGCGGCTGGTGGCGAATCTGCGCGAAGCCTACCGGCGCAATATCGCCGAATTGGAGTGGATGAGCCCGGCGACGCGGCAGGCCGCGCTCGCGAAACTGGACAAGTTCACCCCCAAGATCGGTTACCCGGACCGCTGGCGCGACTACTCCGCGATCTCGGTGGACCCGGCCGATCTGGTCGGAAACTACCGCCGCGGGTACGCCGTCGAACACGATCGCGATCTGGACAAGCTCGGCGGCCCGGTGGATCGTGACGAGTGGTTCATGACCCCGCAGACGGTGAACGCGTACTACAACCCGGGAATGAACGAGATCGTCTTCCCGGCCGCCATCCTGCAGCCGCCGTTCTTCGATATGAACGCCGACGACGCCGCCAACTACGGCGGTATCGGCGCGGTGATCGGGCACGAGATCGGGCACGGTTTCGACGATCAGGGCGCGAAGTACGACGGTGACGGCAATATGGTCGACTGGTGGACCGAAACCGATCGCGCCGAGTTCGGTAAGCGCACGCGGGCGCTGATCGACCAGTACGACGTGCTCTCTCCCACCGAGCTCCCGGACGAGCACACCGTGAACGGCGAGTTCACCATCGGCGAGAACATCGGCGATCTGGGCGGTCTGTCGATCGCGCTGCAGGCTTACCGGATCTCGCTCGACGGTCAGCAACCGCCGGTGATCGACGGTCTGACCGGGCTGCAGCGGGTGTTCTTCGGCTGGGCGCAGGTCTGGCGGACGAAGTCACGCCCGGAGGAGGCTGTCCGCCGGCTCGCGGTGGACCCGCACTCGCCGCCGGAGTTCCGCTGCAACGCCGTGGTGCGCAATATCGACGCGTTCCACGAGGCTTTCGAGCTGAAACCCGAGGATGCCCTGTATCTGGCTCCGGAACAGCGGGTCAAGATCTGGTGA